The DNA region CTCAGATGCACAGAATTCCCTTGTTGATGTGCATGTTGCAGCCTCGTTCATCTAGCTGCCCAAGGCTGATGATGTTGCTTTTAAGCTTGGGGACGTAGTAGACGTCCGTGATAGCGCGGTGTTCCCCATTCTGGCACTGGAGTAGCACTATGCCATGGCCTTTCACGAACACCACTGAGCCATCACCGAATTTCACCGTACTCACAGTGCTGGTGTTGAGCTCTGCAAACACGTCATCGTTGCCCATCATATGGCTGCTGGCACCCGTGTCAAGGTACCAAATGTCGGTGCATCGTTCACCCCCACAGCCCAGGTTGATCTGAGCCCAAGACTCGTCTAGCTCAATTATGGCCACTGGAGCGCGTGTGTTGTTGGTGTGGAGCACGCTACCCCGGGCCATCAGCAACGCAGACTCATCATCTTCAATCGTCGTCATATGGGCCTGCTTGGTGAGCTTGTCCTAACAGTAGTAGTGTGCCTAGTGCCCGATTTTGCCACAGTTGCGCCATTtgtcatgcttgccactatcAGTCTTCCCGTGCGGGCCCTTTCCATGCCTTTTGTTGGCAGTCGGTTTTTCAGGTGAGCCGACaccccttcaccgtcttgcctcTCCTTGAGATAGGCAGCCCATCCTTCTTCCATGAGGAGGAGCTTGGCGCCCCGCTTGCTTTTGCCACTGGTGATGAGAGACGGTCTTGGGTAGCCTTCAACCGCCCTGTCACTTCTTCCATAGGAAGGGTTGAAACATCAAGCAATGTTTCTATGGAAAGCGCAATTTGGGAGAACCTAGAGGGAACAACCCAAAGATACTTCTTGACGGCCTTCACCTCATCCATGGGATCACCGAGTCTGGCTGATCAGCCCAAACAACCGCATGGCCAAGTCATCGACCGACTCCCCTTCATGGAACTCGATGGCATCGAATTCTTTGCGCAGCACCTATGCCTACGCCTTCTGGACACGATCAGTGCTGACCCGGGTCACTTTGAAGCATCACCTTTATCATTAGTGACCAGTTGTTGTAATTGGTTCGTGTCAGCGTGGGATAGCTCGCTGATCCACCAACTTCCTTGACCACCCATTGCACCATAATTTCCTGGCCACCGTCGTCACGGTTCCTATATTGGCGTGTTGAGGTTGACGGTGAGCGAGGACGTCTACGACGAGGTAGAGTCTTTGAGCACACCGGCGACAACATCTCCGCCCTGATGGACCTTGGCTCCGATGCCAAATGCCAGCCCAAATGACAAATCACTACTGCGCTCGTTGCCGCTCAACTCACACGCGATCGCTTCTCTGATGAAATTGACGAGCACGTTGTTGTTGGACGAAATTCAGAGAGCGATACTGAGCTGAGCCGGTGGTTTTGCTTTGCAATGAAGCTGCAGCCTTTTCTGTTTTTCTCGGTGTTATTTGTGCAAGTAAACAAACGGTTAGCTAGCTCCTAGACTCACTCCACGACTCGAACAAACGGTTAGCTAGCTAGCTCATAGCTCCACGACTCTGAAAATGTCGCACGCCTCGCCTCGCCGCGTGCGAGAAGAAAATGGCCGGGGAAATGGTAGACGCCGGCTCGGGAACGTGAGTTACACGTTGGAAACTGCAAAAGCTGCGAGGAGCAGGGGAAGAGAGATGACGGGGATGAAACATCTGTGGCTGCAGTGCTTCCTCACAGGGGAATCGCTGAGATGATTGGCTGGCTAATTGTTCTCCAAGCGAAGCAGATACAAATTGCAATAGTGGTACCCCATTATGCGCAACAGTGGGCTGTACACTAAGTACACTGACGTTTGTTATGTACCGATCCCATTGTGTAGTTTATTGTGTTTGAATATCAATATCCTTGATGTACCAATGAAATCTCGAGTTCTCTTAAGCTTAGTCAGTCTCCACCAAGCTTCATTAGTTTGGATCAAGAACGGTAGGTGACTAAAGAACCACACGGACCACAGTAATATTGCACGAATCACGAATGAATTTCATTCAATCCGGCAGCAGCATCTGGAGCAGCATCTCGTTCCAGACGTCGATGGGGCCGGGCAGGCACCAGTGCACGCAGTCGTTGTACAGCGTCACGTTCTCGTGCGCCCAGTGCCCGTACCGGCTCGGGTGCCCGTCCGGCCGGAGCAGCATCGCCGCCGTCGTGTCCATCAGCATCAGCCTCGCCGCGCTCCCTCCAAGCGCAACGGCCGCCGCTTTCGCCTTCAAGAACTCCTCCACCTGAGCCGTGTGGAAGTCGAGGTCAAGCCCCGCCATGCGCGTCTCGTTGGCCGCGTACGGCCGCGTCCGCCGGCAGTCGCCGCCCTTGTCCCACTCCCCGCCCTCGAAGTGTGACATCGGCGAAAGCGTCCGCACGATCACCGTCCCGTTGAACCTCGCGGTGAGAGCGCCGAGCGCGGCGCGGAATGCCACGCGCAGCGAGTACCGCAGCGTGAGGTCCGGGACGCCCGGGACGAGGCAGTAGTGGCAGCCGACGACGCGACTGGCCTCGTAGAACATGGACGGCCGGGTGAACCAGTTCGCCGCCGAGAGGATGACGTGGTCGAAGCCCGCGACCCCGGCCACCCAGGCGGGGTCCGGCTCGTCGAGGTACAGGTCCCACAGACGGCCGCCGTGGTCGGGCTGGTTCGCCTTGACGAGAAACGGCGACCAGAACATGGCGATGGTGAAGTTGTGGGACTCGTAGTGCACCGTCCTGAACTCTGGATTTGTCGTCTTGGAGATGTCTTTGGGGTACTCCACCTGCAAACAATTTGAGTTAATGACATAAGCAATCACAATCAAATCCCTTTTTAATCGATTAATCATCACAATTAAAGCACACATTTTGTAGATCAGTCATGTTTGTTGCAAGAATAGCCATAAAAGAAACAATGTTCTTGCGAGTGTCAATGCAGAATAATTCTAGTTGCGTTAATTACCTTGGACAGGAGGCACATGAGGGACTGCATGTGGTTCCTGGCGAGCGAGTCCCCGATGAAGGCCAGCGACCTGTCCCTGACGGCGTCCAAGAACGCCGCGGCGTCGAATCGCGGCAGCTCGCATCcggccggccgccaccgccaccgcagGAACCCCAGGTCCGGGCGGCCGTACTTCATACAGTTCTGGTGCTCTTGGATCAGCGGGCAGCTCCGGTTCGTGTAGTACGGCGCGTCGTCGTCCGGGACCCACTCGCCCGCCCGGAAGATGTCGCACCGCTTGGGCACCCGGGCAGCGGCAGCTGCGGGCCGAGGGCGACCGGAACCAGACGAGGGCAAGGCGACGGTGGACCGGTAGGCGTCGAGGAACGAAGGTGGGCGGCGCGCGgtggcgaggaagaggagggcgaGGACGGCGAGCGCCGGGAGGGACGCAGCGGTCGGGTTGACGACCTGAATCTTCTGCATCGGCAGGTTGCCAAACTGCAGGATTCTGGCAGACTAGATCAGTGGGCTCAGCTAGTGGATCTGCTCCACCAAAATGTGCAGCAGCAATGGCGCTTGGACGTGTTCGATCTTTGTTTAGATTGCAATCTCAGGGGagcgagggagaagagagagcgcGAGTGGTGCAACTAGAGTAAGAACTAAACTTATCTCGGTAAAAGTAGAGTGCTGCTGCTGTCTTTGCCTCGTGTCGTCCTATCGTTTGGCAGTTATTCTAATGCCCTAGGACACAGACAATGGTCCCTCGGGTGCATGTGATGCCTGGCGCCGTGTCAGCCTGGGCACACTTTATTCCGACTCCGTTCTGGTCCTGTTCATCGATCGGCGATCACGTCGGGGTCCGTCAAGTGGATCATGCAGTCCGTATAGCTCCATTTTGTTCGAACACTGCTCGACTCAAAAAAGGGTGCTCACCTCGCTCTCTTACATGACTATGACTGAGTGGTGCTCCAACCataaaactttaaaaaaaaatgtttaaacACTCGGGTGgcaatcttttttttcttcttgtacCATCGAGACTGTGCGAGAAGCCGAGAGACACACGGTATGAATGAACCTGTGAGTTATGATGAATGGGAAGGACACGGTCGTGCAAAAAGACAATCAACGTGTCACGTAAAGAGAAGCAATCCCACCACCGTCTCCACCGGCCCCCCCTGGCATGATCGGAATCGATCGCTGGTAATGATCCGGGCCGCTACCGGCTGTCAGGCAGGCGGCTTCGGTCATCACTGCGTTACCGGCTTGCGCCGCTCCTCCGGCTATACGCCCTATCCATAACTTATGGTTTGTTATTTGCAGctcgaatatatatatatatatatatatatatatatatatatatatatatatatatatatatatatatatatatataggaaaactagtatgtactcctggatGTATGTACTCctacctctcatataccacttttacacatgagttatacttctttatcactttaaatatacttcattagtaattataagatactacaatacaaatcccacgaaattttttatgaaattccatgatttttatcttaatttgcgtatatacttcttttatgtataaaaaagagtatatagcaaaaatgaaaggctaacattgaattttttttcatacaactcatattggagtatcttagaattagtattagagtatactaaaaatgataaaagagtataaagtgtttgtttaggtggtatattgcatgtgggagtacatactcctaggagtatagaataggtgtcatatatatatatatatatatatatatatatatatatatatatatatatatatatatatatatatatgaatgagACCATAAGAGAAAATTGTGTTGTTAATGGTGAGTGATTGATGAAATTATTATTTGGAGCCTTCGATTTGCACAACATGTCCTAATTATGTTTGATTATGTTCATGGCTAACTGGAGATGAAAACAAAGGGCGGCGGGGAGACATATTTCTtggctcatgatgtgtaggtgtatGGATGTGATATGGTGGTCAACGGcaatggtgaagggcaagtagatgctaatatgaacaagggttcccgatcttccgaaaggttctggtaactctcgatttggtggaaacgagacacaagtcgatccggcttccgaacaacacgatccgaaaccccgcaatcgcagcaccacgtctcctctggttatcaaccggcgttgcacggttgacctcgccaagaaggctaaaatccttgcctgcgaatcgaagaacacaagcaagaacaaggaagaatgcaaccaaattgcagatgaatgattaatctcacgagttggggtctcacaaaccgacgaaacggcgaaactgttcttgacagaataatctaagcaaaacccaaccctaattagggtggtggctactgtatataaaggattagggtcggccaaggacccctggacgcatccctaatggactccaacacgatacatggcccaacggaccaaaaacggtgacgcagcaccgggacagattctggacgctgacttgtttcgacgttttccgttgactcagaaggaatttggacctcaaaccaacgccattggtttccttatgaaattatctttccaaccatatgtgaatcgtcgaaaacggagtccggatgcgtcctgggcgtccgttttattgctcgctggtcctggaggccgaggctgattcggactcgagttggactggacctcctgctgttgttggacgtcctagctgctcctccacgcctccaagccttcctctatgtgtttccttgtcctctccatgattcctaaacaacacataatcattaggtagtaatctattctcaaaattatataaagagttgcttagaaacgagctcacctctaaatttaattgtcgtgcgcgagctcttgtgattggaccttgaaagttcaatggaggatcattgtatgtatccgagggagtgatgtcctcatcagatgCTTGGTGCCGGCGGACTCTGCTAGGTTGGATGGAGTCATGGACGATCCACATCGTTTACATGGAGGGTGCAAGAAAACATAATGAGAAGAAaaggtgatgatgaagatggaatTGACCAAGTCAAAGTGGAAAGGCGATGGCAAGTTAAGAGGCGGCTCAGTGGCGGGAGAGCAAAGACTCGAAGACGTCAAAGGTCATGACTGAGGTCGGACACGTGTCGATATGGGGAGTCATGCTTGGAGAAACATACAAGGCGATTTTTCCTTAAAACTAGGGATGGAGTCAAAGGATTAGtggcaccatcatgaagcttaCTTGGAGACGAAACAGAGTGGTGAAGGCACCGAGTCTATCCGATGGACATCAAAATAGTTGTatcattttttccttttggggATAATATCTATGTATTAGTCCttaagggtattttgggaattATCCAATTGCCTATATATATAGGAGAGGGCTAGTGCAAAAACGCGTGTCAACACCTCTTCAGGATCTATTtttatttggatatttcttAGGCTTGATTAGAGTTTCAAGAGAGAAGTTAGGGCTCATAGCTCAAAACTTAATCTCATCAAGAGTGGGAGGATGAAAGGCGGCTTCCAAGCCATGTATCCACAAACCTTGCTATGTTCTTATTTCTATTTATCAGTTGTTTAGCAAATTCGTGATGCTATTGATCTCCCTCCTGTTAATCTTTTGTTCTCGAAGACTTGGTTGATTTTTCACTCTTTGCTTTTGGCAGCTTTTTGAGTGATTTATTGGTGTAAAAGGTTGCTAGTACATATGTGAGAACATCTCGAGTGATTCCAAAATGATTTCCTCACACAAGCACCTTTCAGttaattttctctaaaatttacTTCTCGGTGTGATTTTGGTCAAATCCACGAAATCAAGAGTGTAATCTTGATGTCTTTGAGGAGATCTTTTGGATAAAGATTCACTATGTATGTGAGAAGCCTTGGCTAAAATTTCATTGGATTTGGATCACGTTTGTGTGGATTTCTAGTTTAGATTTTAAGTTATGTGATGTTGTTTTTTCGTTCTACTATTAGTTTAGAACTGTCGGTTTCTATTATGAACTTTTGTGAATAGTGTTTTCAGCAACTAGATCTTGTAGGTCAGTGTACACCTTCTTGTAGGTCAGTGTACTGGTTGGAGGTATTGTTTATCAGTACTGATTGGAGTTAATGTTTATTAGTACTAGTCAGCGTATTGTTCATCAATACTTGTCAGAGTATTGTTCATCAGTGATTCGttcttgaggtgcgttgggtgcaAACTGGACCTATGCCTAGttctttttaaagaatttttaaAAAGGCTCCTATTCACCACATCTAGTTATCGTTCTGATCCTTTAATTTGTACTTAGCTATAAAATAGCATATT from Phragmites australis chromosome 8, lpPhrAust1.1, whole genome shotgun sequence includes:
- the LOC133925851 gene encoding protein trichome birefringence-like 21 produces the protein MQKIQVVNPTAASLPALAVLALLFLATARRPPSFLDAYRSTVALPSSGSGRPRPAAAAARVPKRCDIFRAGEWVPDDDAPYYTNRSCPLIQEHQNCMKYGRPDLGFLRWRWRPAGCELPRFDAAAFLDAVRDRSLAFIGDSLARNHMQSLMCLLSKVEYPKDISKTTNPEFRTVHYESHNFTIAMFWSPFLVKANQPDHGGRLWDLYLDEPDPAWVAGVAGFDHVILSAANWFTRPSMFYEASRVVGCHYCLVPGVPDLTLRYSLRVAFRAALGALTARFNGTVIVRTLSPMSHFEGGEWDKGGDCRRTRPYAANETRMAGLDLDFHTAQVEEFLKAKAAAVALGGSAARLMLMDTTAAMLLRPDGHPSRYGHWAHENVTLYNDCVHWCLPGPIDVWNEMLLQMLLPD